In Oryctolagus cuniculus chromosome X, mOryCun1.1, whole genome shotgun sequence, a single window of DNA contains:
- the LOC100339773 gene encoding nuclear RNA export factor 2 isoform X1 yields the protein MESNNGGGCPQGKKKDDEDSLQGKFDHGNFHYEHAVGELLSSNLQEDRNRMMRDVHENPQLRRSMECHYEHQDRILPEGAVTANTDNEALRKLFKITIPYGIKYEKTWLINSIQSYCSVPFTPINLRYVRNQVEFFVQDASTASTLEDINYKIYDEENQKISILVEPSTETHSVQTNLKPEQMEVLMLTMNKRYDVSQKALDLQSLSFDRDLVGHETDMILDERKCMTAALQIIEKNFSELLSLNLCNNKLYQLDGLSDIIGKVPKVKILNLSANELRTAWELEKVKELDLEELWLEGNPLCRTFPSHAAYVRAIRNCFPKLLRLDGKELPPIAIDMEVPEIIKPCKESYKGSETLKSLILQFLLRYYVIYDSGDRRGLFGAYHEKACFSLTIPFNCGDPFSLWEYFKYSRNMKKLKDPYLRRQLLKHTKHDIVNSLSVLPRTQHDFSSCVVDLCFQTEMMLCFSVSGVFKELEGKSPGIVRAFTRIFILASVSSSSICIVNDKLIVRNASPKETQSAFSTPLPSCFSSSVPTLSQEKMEMVKAFSTQSGMNLEWSQKCLEDNEWNYATAAQIFTMLQRQGRIPEEAFKQIP from the exons AATCCAATAATGGTGGTGGCTGTCctcaaggaaaaaagaaagatgatgaaGATTCTTTGCAAGGGAAATTTGACCATGGGAACTTTCATTATGAACATGCTGTGGGTGAGCTTCTGTCTTCAAACCTCCAGGAGGATCGAAACAGGATGATGAGGGATGTCCATGAGAACCCCCAGCTAAGACG GAGCATGGAATGCCATTATGAACATCAAGATAGAATTCTTCCAGAGGGAGCTGTGACAGCAAATACAGATAATGAAGCCCTGAGGAAATTGTTCAAGATAACA ATTCCCTACGGGATAAAGTATGAGAAGACATGGCTAATTAATTCAATCCAGAGCTATTGCAGTGTCCCTTTCACCCCAATCAAC CTCAGGTATGTCAGAAATCAAGTGGAGTTCTTTGTtcaggatgctagcactgcctcGACATTGGAGGATATCAACTACAAGATTTATGATGAGGAAAATCAAAAG ATATCTATCCTTGTTGAACCTTCCACTGAAACTCATTCTGTGCAGACTAACTTAAAGCCAGAGCAAATGGAGGTGCTAATG TTGACCATGAACAAACGATATGATGTTTCCCAGAAAGCTCTTGACCTCCAGAGCCTCAGCTTTGACCGAG ACTTGGTAGGCCATGAAACTGACATGATCTTGGATGAAAGAAAATGTATGACTGCTGCCCTGCAGATCATTGAAAAGAATTTCTCTGAG CTGTTGTCCTTGAATTTGTGTAACAACAAGCTGTACCAGCTGGATGGCTTGTCTGACATTATAGGGAAGGTGCCCAAAGTCAAGATCCTGAACCTCTCTGCAAACGAG CTGAGGACAGCATGGGAATTGGAGAAGGTGAAAGAGCTGGATCTGGAAGAGCTGTGGCTGGAAGGGAACCCCTTGTGCAGAACCTTCCCTAGCCATGCTGCCTACGTAAG GGCCATCCGGAATTGTTTCCCCAAGTTATTACGCCTG gATGGAAAGGAGTTACCACCAATTGCAATTGATATGGAAGTCCCTGAGATAATAAAACCTTGTAAG GAAAGCTATAAAGGATCTGAGACCCTGAAGAGTCTCATCCTGCAATTTCTGCTTCG GTATTATGTGATTTATGACTCTGGAGATCGACGGGGTCTCTTTGGTGCTTACCATGAAAAGGCCTGCTTCTCCCTGACCATCCCCTTCAACTGTGGTGATCCATT CAGCTTATGGGAGTACTTTAAGTATAGCAGGAATATGAAGAAGCTCAAGGACCCAT ACCTGCGGAGGCAGCTGCTGAAGCACACAAAGCATGACATTGTGAATTCTCTCAGTGTCTTGCCCAGAACTCAGCATGACTTCAGCTCCTGTGTGGTGGACCTGTGTTTTCAGACA GAAATGATGCTCTGCTTTTCTGTCAGTGGTGTGTTCAAGGAAT TGGAAGGAAAGTCCCCGGGTATTGTTCGTGCCTTCACCAGGATCTTCATCTTGGCTTCTGTCAGCAGTTCCAG CATATGCATTGTGAATGACAAGCTGATTGTGAggaatgccagccccaaagagacCCAGAGTGCCTTTTCCACTCCCTTGCCCTCATGCTTCTCCAGCTCTGTGCCCACCCTCTCCCAAGAGAAGATGGAAATGGTGAAGGCTTTCTCCACCCAGTCTGGGATGAATTTGGAATGGTCTCAGAA GTGCCTTGAAGACAACGAGTGGAACTATGCCACAGCTGCGCAGATCTTTACTATGCTCCAG AGGCAGGGCAGGATCCCGGAGGAGGCCTTCAAGCAAATTCCCTAA
- the LOC100339773 gene encoding nuclear RNA export factor 2 isoform X2, whose translation MESNNGGGCPQGKKKDDEDSLQGKFDHGNFHYEHAVGELLSSNLQEDRNRMMRDVHENPQLRRSMECHYEHQDRILPEGAVTANTDNEALRKLFKITIPYGIKYEKTWLINSIQSYCSVPFTPINLRYVRNQVEFFVQDASTASTLEDINYKIYDEENQKISILVEPSTETHSVQTNLKPEQMEVLMLTMNKRYDVSQKALDLQSLSFDRDLVGHETDMILDERKCMTAALQIIEKNFSELLSLNLCNNKLYQLDGLSDIIGKVPKVKILNLSANELRTAWELEKVKELDLEELWLEGNPLCRTFPSHAAYVRAIRNCFPKLLRLDGKELPPIAIDMEVPEIIKPCKESYKGSETLKSLILQFLLRYYVIYDSGDRRGLFGAYHEKACFSLTIPFNCGDPFLWEYFKYSRNMKKLKDPYLRRQLLKHTKHDIVNSLSVLPRTQHDFSSCVVDLCFQTEMMLCFSVSGVFKELEGKSPGIVRAFTRIFILASVSSSSICIVNDKLIVRNASPKETQSAFSTPLPSCFSSSVPTLSQEKMEMVKAFSTQSGMNLEWSQKCLEDNEWNYATAAQIFTMLQRQGRIPEEAFKQIP comes from the exons AATCCAATAATGGTGGTGGCTGTCctcaaggaaaaaagaaagatgatgaaGATTCTTTGCAAGGGAAATTTGACCATGGGAACTTTCATTATGAACATGCTGTGGGTGAGCTTCTGTCTTCAAACCTCCAGGAGGATCGAAACAGGATGATGAGGGATGTCCATGAGAACCCCCAGCTAAGACG GAGCATGGAATGCCATTATGAACATCAAGATAGAATTCTTCCAGAGGGAGCTGTGACAGCAAATACAGATAATGAAGCCCTGAGGAAATTGTTCAAGATAACA ATTCCCTACGGGATAAAGTATGAGAAGACATGGCTAATTAATTCAATCCAGAGCTATTGCAGTGTCCCTTTCACCCCAATCAAC CTCAGGTATGTCAGAAATCAAGTGGAGTTCTTTGTtcaggatgctagcactgcctcGACATTGGAGGATATCAACTACAAGATTTATGATGAGGAAAATCAAAAG ATATCTATCCTTGTTGAACCTTCCACTGAAACTCATTCTGTGCAGACTAACTTAAAGCCAGAGCAAATGGAGGTGCTAATG TTGACCATGAACAAACGATATGATGTTTCCCAGAAAGCTCTTGACCTCCAGAGCCTCAGCTTTGACCGAG ACTTGGTAGGCCATGAAACTGACATGATCTTGGATGAAAGAAAATGTATGACTGCTGCCCTGCAGATCATTGAAAAGAATTTCTCTGAG CTGTTGTCCTTGAATTTGTGTAACAACAAGCTGTACCAGCTGGATGGCTTGTCTGACATTATAGGGAAGGTGCCCAAAGTCAAGATCCTGAACCTCTCTGCAAACGAG CTGAGGACAGCATGGGAATTGGAGAAGGTGAAAGAGCTGGATCTGGAAGAGCTGTGGCTGGAAGGGAACCCCTTGTGCAGAACCTTCCCTAGCCATGCTGCCTACGTAAG GGCCATCCGGAATTGTTTCCCCAAGTTATTACGCCTG gATGGAAAGGAGTTACCACCAATTGCAATTGATATGGAAGTCCCTGAGATAATAAAACCTTGTAAG GAAAGCTATAAAGGATCTGAGACCCTGAAGAGTCTCATCCTGCAATTTCTGCTTCG GTATTATGTGATTTATGACTCTGGAGATCGACGGGGTCTCTTTGGTGCTTACCATGAAAAGGCCTGCTTCTCCCTGACCATCCCCTTCAACTGTGGTGATCCATT CTTATGGGAGTACTTTAAGTATAGCAGGAATATGAAGAAGCTCAAGGACCCAT ACCTGCGGAGGCAGCTGCTGAAGCACACAAAGCATGACATTGTGAATTCTCTCAGTGTCTTGCCCAGAACTCAGCATGACTTCAGCTCCTGTGTGGTGGACCTGTGTTTTCAGACA GAAATGATGCTCTGCTTTTCTGTCAGTGGTGTGTTCAAGGAAT TGGAAGGAAAGTCCCCGGGTATTGTTCGTGCCTTCACCAGGATCTTCATCTTGGCTTCTGTCAGCAGTTCCAG CATATGCATTGTGAATGACAAGCTGATTGTGAggaatgccagccccaaagagacCCAGAGTGCCTTTTCCACTCCCTTGCCCTCATGCTTCTCCAGCTCTGTGCCCACCCTCTCCCAAGAGAAGATGGAAATGGTGAAGGCTTTCTCCACCCAGTCTGGGATGAATTTGGAATGGTCTCAGAA GTGCCTTGAAGACAACGAGTGGAACTATGCCACAGCTGCGCAGATCTTTACTATGCTCCAG AGGCAGGGCAGGATCCCGGAGGAGGCCTTCAAGCAAATTCCCTAA
- the ARMCX5 gene encoding armadillo repeat-containing X-linked protein 5, whose product MIGSGDRTRARGETEAGLKARVSGSASTKVKAETQVKAVAEAAPKTESVIQAKTGNGSVVRTQTVTYTEPVAVAMTREVSKMEDMIKTGVMTKTKEKPLAEHGRVPQSKSKTMPAFKVSAITKSEIKVVDGSDKLIRSCAKADDKANIGSRPESSVEASIKSRAEEKGDIGIKSGNEDEENACSWFWAGEEPSVGSWFWPEEETPPQVYKPPPKIEETPEPIHQPPLTIKQKATAWSRGRYIVLVPVEGGERSSPPEGNWTLVDTLIETPLGVRPLTKIPPYNGPYFQTLAEIKKQIRQREKYGPNPKACRCKSRTFSLEPKEFDKLVALLKLTEDPFIHEIATMIMGISPAYPFTQDIIHDVGITVMIEKLINNPNVKEHPRALNTVDYSSESSEETKIGELYIHQLCKDIIFYPLNSNVQLAGLKLLAQLSMKFEDHHVIANYIRDLLSLLNKGSVKIKFYVLKVFMCLSKNQANTRELISGEVLSSLVALFNKNESKANILNVIEIFENINFQFKKRVKLFTKEKFTKSELISIFQEAKWFGQKLQDLAEHSDLEVRDKVIRLILKL is encoded by the coding sequence ATGATTGGCTCTGGGGATAGGACAAGGGCTAGAGGAGAGACTGAGGCTGGCCTGAAAGCTAGAGTCAGTGGCTCTGCCAGTACTAAAGTGAAAGCTGAGACCCAAGTGAAGGCAGTGGCTGAGGCAGCACCAAAAACAGAATCAGTAATCCAGGCCAAGACCGGAAATGGGTCAGTAGTCAGGACACAGACAGTGACCTACACTGAGCCTGTGGCTGTGGCCATGACGAGAGAAGTGAGCAAGATGGAGGATATGATCAAGACTGGAGTCATGACTAAGACTAAGGAAAAACCCCTTGCAGAACATGGTAGAGTGCCCCAAAGCAAGTCAAAGACCATGCCTGCGTTTAAGGTCAGTGCTATAAccaagtctgaaatcaaggttgTTGATGGCAGTGATAAACTTATCAGATCCTGTGCCAAGGCTGATGATAAGGCCAATATTGGGTCCAGGCCAGAGTCAAGTGTTGAGGCCAGCATCAAGTCCAGAGCTGAGGAAAAAGGCGATATCGGGATCAAGTCAGGTAATGAGGATGAAGAAAATGCCTGCTCCTGGTTCTGGGCCGGAGAAGAGCCTAGTGTAgggtcctggttctggcctgAAGAAGAAACCCCTCCTCAAGTTTACAAGCCCCCACCTAAGATTGAAGAGACTCCTGAGCCCATACATCAACCACCGCTTActataaaacaaaaagcaacagcATGGTCAAGGGGCAGATATATtgtcctagtcccagttgagggAGGGGAGAGATCCTCACCTCCAGAAGGGAACTGGACCCTGGTGGACACCCTGATTGAAACTCCTCTGGGGGTTCGGCCTCTCACCAAGATCCCACCTTATAATGGACCTTACTTCCAGACTTTAGCTGAGATCAAAAAACAGATCAGGCAAAGGGAGAAATATGGGCCAAATCCAAAGGCCTGTCGCTGCAAATCACGTACCTTTAGTTTAGAACCAAAAGAGTTTGATAAACTTGTTGCCCTCCTTAAGTTAACTGAAGATCCTTTCATTCATGAAATAGCTACAATGATAATGGGCATCAGTCCTGCTTATCCATTTACCCAGGATATAATTCATGATGTAGGTATTACTGTTATGATTGAAAAGTTGATCAATAATCCCAATGTTAAAGAACACCCTAGAGCCTTAAATACAGTGGATTACAGTTCTGAGTCCtctgaagaaacaaaaattggAGAGTTATACATACATCAACTTTGTAAGGACATAATTTTTTATCCCTTGAACTCCAATGTACAACTGGCTGGACTAAAATTATTAGCTCAACTGAGTATGAAATTTGAGGACCACCATGTAATTGCCAATTACATTCGAGATTTACTCAGCTTACTAAACAAGGGAAGTGTTAAAATcaagttttatgttttaaaagtatttatgtgCTTGTCTAAAAATCAAGCCAATACAAGAGAGCTGATCAGTGGGGAAGTACTATCATCATTGGTTGCACTCTTTAACAAGAATGAGTCGAAGGCCAATATTCTTAATGTCATTGAAATTTttgagaatataaatttccagttcAAAAAAAGGGTAAAACTATTTACCAAGGAAAAGTTCACTAAATCTGAACTTATTTCCATATTCCAGGAAGCAAAATGGTTTGGTCAGAAACTCCAAGACTTAGCAGAGCACAGTGATCTTGAGGTGAGAGATAAAGTTATACGATTAATACTCAAACTCTGA